Part of the Lotus japonicus ecotype B-129 chromosome 6, LjGifu_v1.2 genome, CTATAACATAAATACCAAAGAGAAGTAGGGATGCCATAAACAAACAAGTCAGCACCAGCCACAGACACACAGAAagagacagagagagaaagagagagggaaACCTGCACTGCATTTAGGGGGACATCACCAGAGGAAATTGCAGCAACAACATTAATAACAAGAGCTGCCACATTGACTGTCAGCTGAAACTGGATAAATTTCTGAATATTTGCATATACAGACCGCCCCCATCTGACAACCTAAATTTGCAGAGAACTATGAATGTCATCACCCGTTAAGCTTAAATATCCACTTATTATCAGCACATATAACGTAACATCCAAACCTATGTAGTGCACCTCAATTATTATAACCCCCGGAATTGTAAATTTTCGATATTCAAAAACTGCAGTCTACTTCTGGCAATGACAGAAATAGCTCTGCAGCAGGCTCTTGAAGAGCTAACACTAATCCTTCAAAATTGTACACACATAAAAAAAGAAAGCTGACCTTCACAACTGAAGCAAAATTGTCATCCAAAATAATGATATCAGAGCTCTCTTTGGCTACTTCTGTACCAGCAATACCCATCGCAAGACCTATATCGGCCTATattcaaaaaaatatagaattaCAAATGCAGAAAACAAATAACTAGTGACAAAAAAACACTGGTTACTTCATTGGAACAAAAAATCCAGCAATATGGGAAAAAGTAACTTTCAATAGCTGGATAGAAGCACATAAGCGATTTCATATTTAACATGCACCCTCAACCAAGACTACTTTGGGTTCGGAACTTGGACAATACACATCTCCATTCTCCACCCCATCTTTTTAGGgagaaaaaatatcaaattcattTTAGATAAAATGGGAGCAAAAAAGGATCAAACTCAAATAGGTGCAATGGTACTATGACATGAACCAACCATTCCAAAAAATGGTTAAAACAGTAtccaaaattttgaaatttgagaGCAAAACATAATGTAAACAGAATACGATGACTCAGCATTCTGCAAAAACATAAGATAGAAATAGCAGTCTCATAATCATACTCCATGAAACATCTCAACTATTTTTGTCATTGTAATGTGTAATTAAACTCGAGATAACTATACAAACAGAAGGCCAAAAAAACCTCATGAAGTGCAGGAGCATCATTCGTTCCATCGCCAGTGACAGCAACAACATGACCCTTCCTCCTCAATGCTTGTACTAACAATAGCTTGTCATTGGGAGATGACCGTCCCATAACCTATCAGAAAATATTTACAACAAATGTTGTGAAGTAGTTCGAAGAGCACAGAATGAGAAAGGTTGTCATAGTCATAGTAGTTAGATTTTACCGAAATTGCATCTGCAATTTCATCTCTCTCTGCATCTGACATGGCACGGAATCTTTTCCCCTCAATGATGTTTGGCTCTGTAGCTTCAGCAAACGAACTAAGTATTCCACATTCCACAGCAATTGCTTTAGCAGTTTTGACATTATCACCAGTGACCATTTTCACCTAAGAACAGAAATGCAAACAATAAATTAAAGACAGACACGTAGAAACTGCATAAGTAAGGTTTGTTGCATTTCTTAACTTAATGTTCAATTTGCTGGAGATACTAAAAATCGTGAATCTAATAACACTTGAATTTGGACCTTAAAATCTTTAAGCATCAAATTCAAGATCTCTTAATGAGAATTCCATAATTCAAATTCCATTCATTTGACCTCGAGGGGGAATGTCGCAGAATCAAAACCGAAACGTCGAAGTGAGCTCCTGACACTCATGAATGATTTTTTGCACTTATTTGATTATGGGTTTGATCCATCCCCGACCCTAATGAATCAAGGCCAATACACTATTTCCTTGGCAGCCCGCTTTCACCTATCCTCTGTTTCAAAATCTTAAACTTTAGTGGGAGTTTTAAAAATACCTCACCTTTACCAGACCTGTGATATAGCCTATTATCTTAGGCTAGCTATTAGCAAAAGGTTACCGACTACTCTATTCCCAAATAGTTAGAGGGCAACGGTGACATATTGGGCCGGTCCACTGAATAATGGCACTGCAGGAGCAATGTCCTACTAAATctattcttatttttctaaatataattatattaaccTAAAATAACATTGAACATGTTCAAGATTTATCATCTAAGAAAATTGTAATTTAGAAACTCATTCCATCTTATGAAATTCTAGCTAAACATAAAACTCAAAGTGCAAACTATGTCTATCTAAAAAGAAGACTATGCTCATACCTTCAACAAACTCTAATTcagaaaacaataaaatatgtCAATTGTGTTATCAAGTTGTGACCAGGGAGGAATGATGTGGTTGAATTCGTGAAATCCATTGGTGTGCAACCTATCTGTTTTATCTGACTTTCTCCAAACTCCGTCCTAGGTAAAGCCACTCTTACTATTTTCTTTTTGTCTTTTACTTGCAACCGGAtcaattcttccacctccttcAACCATGCACCCATAAATAGAAACTTGGACATAACGCACATACCAATGTGCTCTATTTTCTTTTCACTTTAACTAGGTATAATTCTGTTCTCGCATCTTACCATTTTTTGAATGTGTGTGGGGGGGGGAGCCACCTAGGACATTCTGCTCAAATTTTTAATTGTTTTCTGCTTGCTTTGCATGATTTGCAACAGTTTTAGCATGTTTGAAATGCTAGAAAATGTCAATGAGTGGTGAGAAATTTTATAGTACACTTTACAATTTTGGACATGCCTTACTTATGTCCACCAGCCCCCACACCACCACCCTGCAAAACTGATGTGTGTGCATCTTGCATATTATTTTCATAAGGATCCTAAGGGATACCAACCAACTTCAAAAAACAGAGACATACCTTAACCCCAGCTTTTTGGCAAAGCTCCACTGAATCTTTGACACCAGGTCTACAAGGATCCTGCATTTTAACCCATAAACAGtataagtaaaaaataacaatatacAGAAAACGATAGAAATTCAGCTCTTGAAAAGATATTTACAGAAATGACAGAAGTTGATCTCATGGATATTTTAAAATCAGATGCCGTAAAAAAACCATAGACTTTCACTTATACTTCTTTATGAAAATCTAAAAATACATGACCCCTCATAAAATTTATGTATAGTAAATAGTAATGTCAAGATCTAGGAGAAAGTCATAAtacataaattataataaaattccCTGCTGCCTCCCAAGTCCTAAGTACATAAAATATGCAATATGAGAGGAAAAGCCACTCAAgaatgaagaggaagaaaacaCATATTAGTGCTAAGGAGCTTCTTCAACTTCAAATGAGAGGGAAACAAAACCATTACATTGAAAAATACAAGTATAAAAAAGATGACAAAAATACAGAGAAAATGCATACCTTGATACCAACAATAGCTAGTAAAACAAGATCATCCTCTGGTAAAGACCAGTGAGCAAGTAGTTCTTCATTAGCTGGAACATTCTTCTTTTCATATGATCTATATGCAATTGCAACACAACGTAGACTATCCGCAGCCATGTCTTCAATAGCTTTTTTGAAAAATGCCATCTGCAAGCCAGGAAAATTTATCTCAAACCTTATatgaaattaacaaaaaatatgGGGTTGTCTAGATTACGCCATAGGGTTAAATAACCCCATCATAGGTGGACTTATAGTATTTAAGAAAAGTGGATTAGGAATTACATCTTACTAACTTGAATTTTTACATATAATACTATCAGTCTACCTTGGATGGGGTTATAATCCAGTGGGGTTAAGTTAGACAACCCCAAAATATAATCATATTCAAATGTGAACTATCATCCAAACAGCTCAACATAAAAGAATTTTGTTTGCTTATGCACTATATGTGTTTTTGCATGTAACACAAATGGACCCCagtaagaaaagaaagagaagggATAAGAATTTTGacattcaattttttaaaaaacaaatgcCATTATTTAACCATATTCAACAAGTTTGTCAAACCTTCTCTTCATCCATCCCCACCAAGTGGTCATTTGCATCAATATACCCTGTACAGCAGGCTAGAACTATCTCAGCGGCACCTTTCCAATGTATATGGACATCAGAGTCAGCctgcatataaattaaaaaatacattGTTCATAGCACCGGGGTCAACAAAGCAGATATAGTATATCATTATGCAAAATATATTAGCAACCCAATAATTTATCAGTTAGTCTTGAACAGAAGAAAATATCTGCATAATTGATTTAAAATGCATAAATAGTACCTGGATCGCAACTCCGCCTCTCTTTTTCTCTGAATTGAATGGAAAGACGTGGATAATTGACGATTCTGACCGAGCAGCCGCAAAGTTCATCCCAAGCTGAGATGTAACAGTCAAAGAGTAGTTTAACTAGTAAGCACATAAATCAGACCCAAAAAGAACGGAAAGAAATGAAACTGCTCATCCAAAACAGACCTTTACTCCCCAGTGTAAAATTGCCTTCTCTGTAGGTGATCCAGAAACCTCAACATCATTAGCACCCTGTAGACAGgaattgaaaaaattaattgaagCAGCTAAATTTTTCCAGATATGGAATTAAGTTCTGGAAGGTGAGACAATGTAGTAAAACCAATTCAAGCATTACCTCAGGTACGTAAACACTGCCGTTAGTGTTGTGTGCAACACCTTCAATGAGCAGAGAGCGTACCATAGGAAAGCTCTCCAACTGGTGAGGAGGATCAATTTTCTTTCCCCCAGCATAAACCTCAACCACAGTCATCTGTCTCGtaaaattcataaaaataaaatcaagagACCTAAAAAGTAACTGTACAGACAATTATACATGCCAACCAAGGCCAAAGAGAAATAAACTTCCTTTTAGTGTTACCCAAGTTTAATAGATATCATATTCATAACACAATAGACACTTTGAACTCATAATCTACTAAAATCAGAAACACCAGCAAAAATTACCCTCAAACACCTTTATGTcacttcataaaaaaaaatgccaTTTAAATCAATGGTTCTAATACTGCATCACAACTAACCTGATTCATAGTCAATGTCCCAGTCTTATCACTGCATATGGTTGTCGCAGAGCCCATTGTCTCACAGGCAGAAAGCCTCCTTACCTGCAATTCAATGTGTCATATTACACGTGTAGCAATATACAGACAAAGTACAAGCATCAATAAGCATACCAAAGCTTTATCTGCCATCATTTTTCTCATCGAGTAGGCCAATCTATAAAATAGTTGAAGCAAATAGTGTAAGCCGGGATAAATAAGAGTTGATAGAGGGACAATGAGATAGAAGTACTAAAATGAGTCAAATGACAACTGCAAGCAGCAAGgaagcaaatttaaatcataaTGAAGTCCTAGAAGAATGGCAAATTGATGAACAATGTGCAATGGCACCAACGCTAATATCTAAATATCTAATAAGACCTGGTAATtataaatgaaataaaactaGCAGCTCAAGCATCAGATAAGAGAGAGCACACTTACGTTAAAGTAACTGCTAGTGGGAGCCCCTCAGGCACTGCAACCACTACAATGGTGACCTAAATATTCAATGGATTACGATCATTAAATAGATGCTTCATTTGAAAGcctattaaatttataaatatgGGTATACTCATCTATAATTGCACCAGAACTTATCAAGGCACATACCGCAACAGTTAATATCTTAATTGCTCCATCAATAGCATCACCCACTTTAGTCTTGCCTGCTTTAAATTGAGCTATCCCATTTGTATCTTTGGTATGCCCACTGAAATATCTGCTAACAAGTTTCCACTTCAGAGGCATGCTAAATAAAAACTCCTGTTGAATCACATAATGAAATACATGGTAACCTGAGCAAACAGCTAGTTACCTGCCTAGTAGCACAAACAGGACAAGAACAGCAACAGAGAGTCCAACAATACCAATGAAGGTGGCAACACCGTTTAAGCGGACCTATATCGAGAACTTGAActggtaaataaattattaagtaCCAGAAGAATTCATCCAGAAACTAGAGCTTATAAGAGGACCTGCAAAGGTGTCTCTTCACCAGTATCTTCAGAAATGCTAGCCATTAGAAGCCCCCATTCAGTATTAATACCAACACCAGTTACCTGTGAAAACAAATAAACCAGTAAAAAATAGAAACACCAAATGGGCTGCCTAATCAAAAAGCAGATTGGATAAAACTAACAAAATAAGCATAACAAATCTAATCTATTGAGTTGTTGAAAGAAGTTCGAGAAAATAAGTCCCTATGTTACTGACTCCAATCTCTCTCTGCCTCCACTGTTTTCATAACAGAATTCAAACTGGGAATAAAAGCCCTTCAAGAATAACATGCACTCAACAAGTGAATAGTAAACATCATTTCCAAAAATAATGTATTGATTGTATTCAAATATAAAGAATGAATAATGTCTTAAATCCAATTAGGAAACACTTCACGAGTCAGTGAAAAAAATTGGCCTTCGGGAAAAATACTACCCACACTAACAGTAAAGCAACTATTACACATAATACCTTCACAATCCTTTAAAAGCTCTTATATAAACTAAAACAAGACAGCATAAAACTACAAAAACGCAAAGGGAAAGAAAGCTTAAATTACCAACATAGTGCCACTGCCATCTGCAATTTTACATCCAGATATCAGAAAGGGATCCTTAGAATCCTTATGGGCCTGCAAAACAAAATCTGTTAATACAGAAAAGGGaggaaaaaattcatttttcccAGAAGATATAAACAAATACTTACAACTTTGCTCTCCCCTGTCATGCTTGACTCATCAATTGCAAGGGAGTGACCAGCTATTAGAATTCCATCGGCAGGGACCTGGAGAGAGAAGATAAGAACTTAATAACGAAAAACAAATACAATGAGTTGGTATGATAAGcaaaaaacaacaaatgaaaaAGAACCCGCACCTGGTTACCAATATTGAGGGGTATAACATCGCCAAcaacaatatcatatattgagatCTCAACCCTTCTCCCACCTCTAATAACCTTCTCGTGCACAAGTCCAAATATAAGGTAAAAGGATTACAAGAACAATGTTAAGAAAATATACAAAAATAGATAAATTTAACAACGCCAactaaaaacaaacaaaacaaaccTCTAGGTGtatatttctcttctcttcatttAGGTCCCGAAATTGTAGAGACTGCTTATAATCACTTACAGCTATAAAATGAGGGGGAAACAAAAGAGGGTGATGGGTCATAAACATGTGCAAGCACCAAAGACTTTTTATTGAACAGGAAATTGCACGACAGAGTCATCAAACAAAAACATGTGAATAAACAATGTGCATTATAAACTTTACAAAGACAATATAATACCTGTAACAAAAATAACAAGAAGAACAGCAAAAGCAATGCTTCCCCCATCATACCATCCTTCTTCAATACCCTGCAACAGAACAATTTGtgaactggatgaagcaaaattTGCAACATCTACAAAAAATATTCATGTAACTATAACCGCGATTAAATAATACCAGTACAATGAAAATTCCAAAAATATCAACagggaagataaaaaaaaactctagaATTCCACTAAAGCGTGGAAGTAATGAGTAATGACTATTTCAGAGTTTGGAGGTTAATGTTTGTAAGTATAGATGAGACCAGTCTCACTCTCCATCAAATACAAAGAGTTGCTTCATAGATTTCTCAGCCAACCTCACCTCAGATTTTATCCCCAGTGCCAATGAAGCCGCAGCAGCTACCATTAAAATAATCAAGGTCAGATCCTTGCAAGCATCCCACAAAAACATCTGTTAAAGGCAACAGAAACAAAAGAGGTCACTAAAATAACAGAGGAAATTACAGTAGTGTTAACAAAGGCAATGATCGGACTTGACTAACCCCACCCAAATACCAACCTGTTAGATACAGGGCAGGTTAGCAATTAGTAAAAATGAAGGGTTGGCCAGTCAAC contains:
- the LOC130726312 gene encoding calcium-transporting ATPase 8, plasma membrane-type-like; its protein translation is MNFQNGSSPRRASAAAENDIEAGPATRRSSDFDDVDVNDPFDIARTKHASVERLRRWRQAALVLNASRRFRYTLDLKKEEEKKHILRKIRAHAQAIRAAYLFKAATTDGGQVSETIKPPLTSTGEFPIGPEQLASISREHDTAALQQYGGVAGISNLLKTNLEKGVIDDDADLLKRKNAFGSNNYPRKKGRPFWMFLWDACKDLTLIILMVAAAASLALGIKSEGIEEGWYDGGSIAFAVLLVIFVTAVSDYKQSLQFRDLNEEKRNIHLEVIRGGRRVEISIYDIVVGDVIPLNIGNQVPADGILIAGHSLAIDESSMTGESKVAHKDSKDPFLISGCKIADGSGTMLVTGVGINTEWGLLMASISEDTGEETPLQVRLNGVATFIGIVGLSVAVLVLFVLLGRYFSGHTKDTNGIAQFKAGKTKVGDAIDGAIKILTVAVTIVVVAVPEGLPLAVTLTLAYSMRKMMADKALVRRLSACETMGSATTICSDKTGTLTMNQMTVVEVYAGGKKIDPPHQLESFPMVRSLLIEGVAHNTNGSVYVPEGANDVEVSGSPTEKAILHWGVKLGMNFAAARSESSIIHVFPFNSEKKRGGVAIQADSDVHIHWKGAAEIVLACCTGYIDANDHLVGMDEEKMAFFKKAIEDMAADSLRCVAIAYRSYEKKNVPANEELLAHWSLPEDDLVLLAIVGIKDPCRPGVKDSVELCQKAGVKVKMVTGDNVKTAKAIAVECGILSSFAEATEPNIIEGKRFRAMSDAERDEIADAISVMGRSSPNDKLLLVQALRRKGHVVAVTGDGTNDAPALHEADIGLAMGIAGTEVAKESSDIIILDDNFASVVKVVRWGRSVYANIQKFIQFQLTVNVAALVINVVAAISSGDVPLNAVQLLWVNLIMDTLGALALATEPPTDHLMDRSPVGRREPLITNIMWRNLLIQAMYQVSVLLVLNFRGRSILGLTHDKFDHAVKVKNTLIFNAFVLCQIFNEFNARKPDEFNIFKGVTKNYLFMGIVGLTVVLQIVIVEFLGKFTSTVRLNWKQWLICVIIGFIGWPLAVVGKFIPVPETPVNNYFSRTFQRVKRIFWRTSGKKEEPETEASH